A section of the Sedimentisphaera cyanobacteriorum genome encodes:
- a CDS encoding uroporphyrinogen decarboxylase/cobalamine-independent methonine synthase family protein, which yields MQQLISYIAPGAPATRRPAKGNLPWLRPEIGFTPKWYRQSLDIDFGEKWHTDPDYREQTVNMMKAEIEKRFPNSSIAAIDQPEMQPDFLTGTFGACIISAMFGIPIVYSRDNWPCTSKDYLSADQIDNLEVPNLQSSEIFQNLLGQLEKIKSKHGIIKGFINWQGVLNNAQRLRGEELFLDLFDKPERCRHLFDVIRKTMLEASTVVQKIQSESGFENSFSNISNCLVNMISPEQYREYLLAQDIKIAERDSCFGLHNCAWNATPYLEEYAKIPYVAYIDMGINSDLQLAKKLFPNARRSLMYTPMDVKNKDIKQIREDLLKAASEYGPCDIVAADIESDTEDEKVAEFIRLCDEISRKYEQTVSAG from the coding sequence ATGCAGCAGCTTATAAGCTATATAGCTCCCGGAGCACCGGCCACAAGACGCCCTGCGAAAGGAAATCTGCCTTGGCTGAGGCCGGAAATCGGCTTCACCCCGAAATGGTACCGTCAGTCGCTGGATATAGATTTCGGCGAGAAATGGCATACAGACCCGGACTACCGCGAGCAGACAGTAAATATGATGAAAGCGGAGATTGAGAAACGCTTCCCGAACTCCTCAATCGCAGCTATAGACCAGCCTGAAATGCAGCCGGATTTCCTGACTGGAACTTTCGGCGCATGCATTATCTCAGCCATGTTCGGAATACCTATTGTGTACTCCAGAGACAACTGGCCATGCACAAGCAAAGACTACCTCTCAGCAGACCAGATAGACAATCTCGAAGTTCCAAACTTGCAAAGCAGCGAGATCTTCCAGAACCTGCTCGGCCAGCTTGAAAAAATTAAATCCAAACACGGAATAATCAAGGGCTTCATAAACTGGCAGGGAGTGCTGAACAATGCCCAGAGGCTGCGAGGCGAAGAGCTCTTCCTCGACCTTTTCGATAAACCCGAAAGATGCAGACATCTGTTTGATGTGATACGCAAAACAATGCTCGAGGCAAGCACTGTCGTTCAGAAAATACAAAGCGAGAGCGGCTTTGAAAACAGCTTTTCCAATATAAGTAACTGCCTTGTAAATATGATCTCTCCTGAGCAGTACAGAGAATACCTGCTCGCTCAGGACATCAAAATTGCCGAAAGAGACAGCTGCTTCGGCCTGCACAACTGCGCTTGGAACGCAACGCCTTACCTCGAAGAATACGCAAAAATCCCGTACGTTGCATATATCGATATGGGCATCAACTCTGATTTACAGCTCGCTAAAAAGCTCTTTCCAAATGCAAGAAGATCTCTGATGTACACCCCAATGGACGTGAAAAACAAAGACATAAAGCAGATTCGTGAAGACCTTTTGAAAGCTGCCTCAGAGTACGGGCCCTGCGATATTGTCGCTGCGGATATTGAATCTGATACCGAGGATGAGAAAGTTGCTGAATTTATCAGGCTCTGCGATGAGATCTCCCGAAAATATGAGCAAACTGTTTCTGCGGGGTAA
- a CDS encoding sodium:solute symporter produces the protein MKVETYFTAADWVILALYFVLTMGIGFYFYRKSRSVEGFTAASRALPGWACGLSIFATYLSSISFLGLPGKSFGGNWNPFVFSLSIPVATWIAVKFFLPYYRKTGEVSAYAHLEHRFGTWARMYASFFYVLTQLARMGVVMYLMALPLSVLLGKDIRLIILFTGLSVTVYSFVGGIAAIIWADALQAIVLMVGAIACSVMMLMNMPEGPGQVFEIAAANDKFSLGSFGPSLTNATFWVVLVYGVVINLQNFGIDQSYIQRYIASKNTKEARKSIWLGGLLYLPVSAVFFFIGTQLYAYYQTHPEYMQEVRYTVAEQQLLRENVSENDADFKERLEERAETVTVSEMGDKVFPHFIGKQLPVGVTGLLIAAIFAAAMSTVSTSLNSSATLITTDWYQRFINKKHTERQSMLAIYTATILWGLLGTGTALLLVNITSALDAWWTLAGIFGGGMLGLFLLGLISRRASSPIAAASVIMGLIVIAYMTLSPKIGALPDHLKSHLHSFLIPVFGTMVILVAGLLITKIVKRRT, from the coding sequence ATGAAAGTTGAAACGTATTTCACCGCCGCAGACTGGGTGATTCTCGCTCTCTATTTTGTTCTCACTATGGGAATCGGCTTCTACTTCTACCGCAAAAGCCGATCAGTCGAAGGTTTTACCGCAGCGAGCAGGGCGCTTCCCGGCTGGGCATGCGGGCTGTCAATCTTCGCCACATACCTCAGCAGCATCAGCTTTCTCGGCCTGCCGGGCAAATCGTTCGGCGGAAACTGGAATCCGTTTGTATTTAGCCTATCTATTCCTGTGGCAACGTGGATAGCTGTGAAGTTTTTCCTGCCATACTACCGCAAGACGGGGGAAGTTTCAGCCTATGCCCACCTTGAGCACCGATTCGGCACTTGGGCAAGGATGTATGCGAGCTTCTTCTACGTCCTCACCCAGCTTGCGAGAATGGGTGTTGTGATGTATCTGATGGCTCTGCCTCTGAGCGTACTTCTCGGTAAAGATATAAGGCTTATCATACTTTTCACGGGGCTCTCTGTTACGGTTTATTCATTCGTTGGCGGAATCGCAGCGATTATCTGGGCAGATGCGCTTCAGGCTATTGTTCTGATGGTTGGTGCGATTGCCTGCTCGGTTATGATGCTTATGAATATGCCGGAAGGGCCAGGGCAGGTATTTGAGATAGCTGCGGCGAATGATAAATTCAGCCTCGGAAGCTTCGGCCCCTCGCTCACCAACGCAACTTTCTGGGTTGTACTGGTTTACGGCGTGGTGATAAACCTGCAGAATTTCGGAATCGACCAGAGCTATATCCAGCGCTACATCGCCTCTAAAAACACAAAAGAAGCGCGCAAGAGCATCTGGCTCGGAGGACTGCTTTACCTTCCCGTTTCGGCTGTATTCTTCTTTATCGGTACTCAGCTCTACGCCTACTACCAGACCCACCCTGAGTATATGCAGGAAGTTAGATATACTGTAGCAGAGCAGCAGCTTTTAAGAGAAAACGTTTCTGAAAACGACGCAGATTTTAAAGAGAGGCTTGAAGAACGAGCTGAAACTGTTACTGTTTCTGAAATGGGAGACAAGGTGTTTCCGCACTTCATCGGCAAGCAGCTCCCTGTTGGCGTAACGGGGCTTTTGATTGCCGCTATTTTTGCAGCAGCGATGAGTACTGTTTCAACGAGTCTGAACTCATCGGCAACCCTTATAACAACAGACTGGTATCAGCGATTTATAAATAAAAAACACACCGAAAGGCAGTCCATGCTTGCAATATACACCGCTACTATCCTCTGGGGACTCTTGGGGACTGGTACGGCGCTTCTGCTGGTGAACATAACCAGTGCGCTTGATGCGTGGTGGACGCTTGCAGGAATTTTCGGCGGCGGTATGCTCGGGCTCTTCCTGCTCGGGCTGATAAGCAGAAGGGCAAGCAGTCCAATCGCAGCTGCCTCAGTGATAATGGGGCTGATTGTTATAGCATATATGACATTATCTCCGAAGATTGGCGCTCTTCCAGACCACCTGAAAAGCCATCTTCATTCGTTTCTGATTCCTGTATTCGGAACAATGGTAATACTTGTAGCAGGGCTGCTGATAACGAAAATAGTGAAAAGAAGGACATAG
- a CDS encoding dihydrodipicolinate synthase family protein — MEFTKNKQFKGIIPPLVTPMETEEKLNTEKLSAIIEHIIAGGVNGIFVLGTTGEAASLGISVKKEIIRRSCRFINQRVLVLAGITTTCLPETLELAREAEQNGADAVVVCSPYYFPITQNELYEYIKKLHSQISLPIFLYNMPSCTKTVFEVETLRKLAELPGITGVKDSSADMDYFRRVTELKQIRPDWSVMIGPELLLDEAVSLGADGGITGGANLFPGLFARLYQSLVLKDEATSEYCKSLIGQMAENIYEPSYISGLKYALYEKDLCPDFVASPLQPADASHRQRIKKFISENNEELSSISCDYSALHQNK; from the coding sequence ATGGAATTTACAAAAAACAAGCAGTTTAAGGGAATAATCCCGCCGTTGGTTACACCCATGGAAACTGAGGAGAAGCTCAATACTGAAAAGCTCAGTGCGATTATAGAGCATATAATTGCAGGCGGTGTGAACGGGATTTTTGTACTCGGTACTACAGGCGAGGCAGCGAGCCTTGGCATTAGTGTCAAAAAAGAGATTATCAGGCGCAGCTGCAGGTTTATAAATCAGCGGGTTCTGGTGCTTGCAGGCATAACAACCACCTGCCTGCCAGAAACGCTCGAGCTTGCCCGAGAGGCTGAACAGAACGGTGCGGATGCTGTTGTGGTTTGCTCGCCGTACTATTTCCCTATCACTCAAAACGAGCTTTACGAATATATTAAAAAGCTTCATTCGCAAATAAGCCTCCCGATTTTCCTCTATAATATGCCCAGCTGCACTAAGACAGTTTTTGAGGTGGAAACGCTGAGAAAGCTTGCAGAACTGCCTGGTATAACAGGCGTTAAAGACAGCTCGGCAGATATGGATTATTTCCGGCGGGTTACAGAGCTGAAGCAAATTCGCCCGGACTGGTCTGTGATGATAGGGCCTGAATTGCTGCTTGATGAGGCTGTCTCATTAGGAGCAGACGGCGGAATCACAGGCGGGGCTAACCTTTTCCCCGGGCTTTTCGCAAGGTTGTACCAGTCTTTAGTACTCAAAGACGAAGCGACATCTGAATACTGCAAAAGCCTTATAGGCCAAATGGCTGAAAACATTTATGAGCCCAGCTATATCTCTGGGCTAAAGTATGCCCTTTACGAAAAAGATCTGTGTCCGGATTTTGTAGCCAGCCCCCTTCAGCCGGCCGATGCATCACACCGGCAGCGGATAAAGAAGTTCATCTCTGAAAACAATGAAGAGCTAAGCAGTATCAGCTGCGATTATTCCGCACTTCACCAAAACAAATAG
- a CDS encoding LacI family DNA-binding transcriptional regulator translates to MEKNKQVTIRQLSKKLGVSISTISSVLNNRQEERRISPETVKRVQQAAREIGYLPNISARMLRSYSSSSYPITIAVLTSFQAPLPLISSVITTLQRVGNEAEYKDINFNVTVDMFEAGRVKELPGLLDGTRFNAALIANTIPTDDEFLAENVISSPVVFIGRDIPHYSSVKTVAHMTGRQAADILYSSGSRNPVILYSKILTQTTIARIEGFREDAEKLSGNKPVEIVADGFTEKNGYEAMKNFLDSGEKIDGLYTITDSLAVGSYHAVKKKGLKIPDDIAVIGTGDSSVSPYIDPPLSTFTRSQYNLHEEAVRLLFKQLNGKISMPTQVVVPVMPVLRESTRRGSIANFEIDI, encoded by the coding sequence ATGGAAAAAAATAAACAGGTAACAATAAGGCAGCTCTCGAAGAAGCTCGGGGTTTCAATTTCTACAATTTCCTCTGTGCTGAACAACAGGCAAGAGGAACGCAGGATATCTCCGGAAACAGTAAAGAGGGTTCAGCAGGCAGCCCGAGAGATCGGCTACCTTCCGAATATTTCAGCGAGAATGCTGCGGTCTTACAGCTCCAGCAGCTATCCAATCACCATAGCTGTTCTAACGTCTTTTCAGGCGCCTCTGCCGCTTATAAGCTCAGTTATTACTACTCTCCAGAGGGTGGGAAATGAAGCCGAATATAAGGATATAAACTTCAATGTAACTGTAGATATGTTCGAGGCAGGGCGGGTAAAGGAGCTTCCGGGCCTTCTGGACGGAACAAGATTCAATGCAGCCCTGATAGCTAATACAATACCCACAGACGATGAATTCCTTGCAGAAAACGTAATAAGCTCCCCTGTTGTGTTTATAGGCAGGGACATCCCTCACTACTCCTCAGTGAAAACAGTGGCTCATATGACAGGCCGTCAGGCGGCGGATATTCTTTATTCTTCAGGCAGCAGGAATCCAGTAATCCTGTACTCTAAAATCCTCACCCAAACCACCATAGCACGTATTGAAGGTTTCAGGGAGGATGCCGAGAAATTGAGCGGAAACAAGCCTGTTGAAATAGTAGCAGATGGTTTCACCGAAAAAAACGGGTACGAAGCAATGAAAAACTTCCTCGATTCAGGCGAAAAAATCGACGGGCTCTACACGATAACCGATTCGCTTGCTGTAGGTTCTTATCACGCTGTGAAGAAAAAAGGGCTTAAAATCCCTGACGATATAGCAGTAATAGGAACTGGTGATTCCTCTGTTTCCCCGTACATCGACCCTCCATTAAGCACATTCACCAGATCACAGTACAACCTTCACGAAGAAGCCGTAAGACTGCTTTTCAAGCAGCTCAATGGTAAAATTTCTATGCCCACTCAAGTAGTGGTTCCGGTTATGCCCGTGCTGAGAGAATCAACTAGAAGAGGCAGTATTGCCAACTTCGAAATAGATATATAA
- a CDS encoding LamG-like jellyroll fold domain-containing protein, with protein sequence MAILILHHRIEQLAFMKSRFYAKGVIMKSFVTLCTIMLLAVGANVMGALNLYCGYDYAGDTIDGQSSGNDIGLLESWSASGFGLGSGSLDYPLNAGFSTLGNRVVAYSSVQITGSRQMASAAEIDLGVDKDYYISYLLRKDGNRYVGFQLNGVGVPFIEMGIGHGNDFRVCVEDEGCVEAEFDAVAGSTYLIVCKIEARVAEDDKIYMKIYENTEAVDINEPLESEYDVSNSANLGGTYDTVLFRSNAEVNLEVDELRIGDYWYDVAYGSPEFAYDPYPANGATAVATDPELNWQSANSSATYDVYFGTDPNSLSQVATSISETSWPLSSLSVGTQYFWRVDTVSGATVVTSEVWTFTTAGKAENPKPENNSENNSVNPQLTWSGNPLSDSYDIYFGDSAQNLNFVSNVTEESYQITDALNEDSVYFWRIDTLDSEGNLLETGDVWQFTTGSLFAYWKLDKDSGTNVENAITTGVDGTIVAPNNDYSREAGVLGKALRLSPIDQTNDNGPRIELQDIGSNAGINTDKATIGMWLYLDGPQQDPTGLFINRGTGTGFWMAGSNRHLRYMWDGGNYGSDITLPLNKWVYLAWVVEPNKASFYLFEDGEVRSWVNSQSHGLNAFSGPTRIGAEVLPRDRFFKGLIDEVRVYNRPLNLSEVQDVYEQSSIAKYPNPLNGEINVPTDLTLEWMQGTGMVSQDVYLSTDPDFTGESPVATGVVSESWPISDLDLDMEYYWRVDTVTDANSIQGNVWSFETIPPKAYDPTPSNDAVDVAPDQDLSWTPAPGGPYEHQVYLSTDLTEVNERQAAAYQGEFSSATFDPADLEWNTKYYWAVDEYDGANLYSGELWNFTTITPVCDPPLAADLNGDCIVTMDDFSVMALQWLQCNLVPVEACP encoded by the coding sequence ATGGCTATATTAATATTGCATCATCGAATTGAGCAACTTGCTTTTATGAAAAGTCGTTTTTATGCGAAAGGTGTTATCATGAAAAGTTTTGTAACATTATGTACTATTATGTTGTTAGCTGTTGGAGCTAATGTAATGGGGGCTCTTAACTTGTATTGCGGGTACGACTACGCCGGAGACACAATTGACGGCCAGTCATCCGGGAATGACATAGGCCTCTTGGAAAGCTGGTCTGCGAGCGGCTTCGGATTGGGCAGTGGCAGTTTGGATTATCCACTGAATGCTGGATTTTCGACACTCGGAAATAGAGTCGTTGCATATTCGTCTGTGCAAATTACAGGCTCCAGGCAAATGGCTTCCGCTGCCGAGATTGATTTAGGAGTTGATAAGGATTATTATATCAGCTACCTGCTTCGAAAAGATGGTAATAGATATGTCGGCTTTCAGCTGAATGGTGTTGGTGTGCCCTTTATCGAAATGGGAATCGGGCACGGCAACGATTTTAGAGTATGCGTTGAAGATGAAGGCTGCGTGGAAGCTGAATTCGATGCAGTTGCCGGTTCAACATATCTTATTGTCTGCAAAATTGAGGCCAGAGTTGCCGAAGATGATAAGATTTACATGAAAATATACGAAAATACAGAAGCAGTCGATATCAATGAACCCCTTGAAAGTGAATATGACGTGTCGAATTCTGCTAATTTGGGTGGTACTTACGACACAGTTTTATTCAGGTCCAATGCTGAGGTCAATTTAGAAGTTGATGAATTGCGTATTGGAGATTATTGGTATGACGTAGCCTATGGTTCCCCTGAATTTGCTTATGACCCGTATCCTGCTAACGGAGCAACAGCTGTAGCTACTGACCCTGAATTAAATTGGCAGTCTGCAAATAGTTCAGCAACTTATGATGTTTATTTTGGAACTGACCCAAACTCACTTTCACAGGTTGCTACTTCAATCAGCGAGACCTCTTGGCCTCTCAGTTCGCTCTCTGTAGGTACTCAATATTTCTGGCGCGTTGATACAGTTAGCGGTGCTACTGTTGTTACCAGTGAAGTATGGACATTTACTACAGCCGGTAAGGCCGAAAATCCAAAACCCGAAAACAATTCAGAAAACAACTCAGTAAATCCGCAGCTTACGTGGAGTGGTAATCCATTATCAGACTCATATGACATTTATTTTGGAGATTCGGCGCAAAATCTTAATTTCGTATCCAATGTAACAGAGGAGAGCTATCAAATTACTGATGCGCTCAATGAGGACAGTGTATATTTCTGGCGTATTGATACGCTTGACAGTGAGGGTAACTTGCTTGAAACAGGCGATGTATGGCAGTTTACAACTGGCAGTTTATTCGCTTACTGGAAACTGGATAAGGATAGCGGAACCAACGTGGAAAATGCTATTACAACAGGAGTTGACGGCACGATTGTTGCCCCGAATAATGATTACTCTCGCGAAGCCGGCGTTTTAGGTAAAGCTTTGAGATTAAGTCCAATCGACCAGACGAATGACAATGGTCCTCGAATAGAACTGCAAGACATTGGCTCCAATGCAGGTATCAATACAGACAAAGCCACTATTGGAATGTGGTTATATCTGGATGGACCTCAGCAGGATCCTACAGGCCTTTTCATTAACCGCGGAACCGGAACGGGATTTTGGATGGCAGGTTCCAATCGACATTTGAGATATATGTGGGACGGGGGCAATTATGGCAGCGATATTACTTTGCCGCTGAATAAATGGGTTTATTTGGCATGGGTTGTTGAGCCGAATAAGGCGAGCTTTTATTTGTTTGAAGACGGTGAGGTTCGTTCATGGGTCAACTCGCAATCTCATGGCCTTAACGCCTTCAGCGGTCCTACACGGATTGGTGCAGAAGTGTTGCCCAGAGATCGATTTTTTAAGGGATTGATAGATGAAGTTCGTGTATATAACAGACCACTGAATCTATCTGAAGTTCAGGACGTTTACGAACAAAGCTCCATTGCAAAATACCCTAATCCCTTAAATGGTGAAATAAATGTTCCAACCGACTTGACTTTGGAATGGATGCAAGGGACTGGAATGGTCTCACAGGATGTATACTTAAGCACTGATCCAGATTTCACAGGAGAGAGTCCTGTTGCAACTGGTGTTGTCTCCGAAAGTTGGCCTATATCTGATTTGGATTTGGATATGGAGTACTACTGGAGAGTTGATACGGTTACCGATGCAAACTCGATTCAAGGAAATGTATGGAGTTTTGAGACAATTCCTCCAAAGGCATACGATCCAACGCCAAGTAATGACGCAGTTGATGTAGCTCCGGATCAGGATCTATCTTGGACTCCTGCCCCGGGTGGTCCTTATGAACATCAGGTTTACTTAAGCACAGATTTAACTGAAGTAAATGAACGGCAAGCGGCAGCCTATCAGGGAGAATTTAGCTCTGCCACTTTTGACCCCGCTGATTTAGAATGGAATACAAAGTACTACTGGGCTGTCGATGAGTACGATGGAGCAAATCTCTATTCCGGCGAACTTTGGAATTTCACTACTATTACGCCGGTTTGCGATCCTCCTCTCGCAGCGGACTTGAACGGCGACTGTATAGTAACCATGGATGACTTTTCTGTGATGGCTTTACAGTGGCTGCAGTGCAACCTTGTCCCTGTTGAAGCTTGCCCGTAA